One Methylorubrum extorquens genomic window, ATCGTCGGCAAGCTCGACGTGCTGGCGAGCCACGGGCTCGCGCTGGCGGCGGTGCTCACCCTCTCCGTGACCCTGACGCTGGCGGCGACGGTGCTCACCTTCGTCGCGGTCTCCAAGCTTCTGGACCGCCGATGACCGGCGAGTTCGCGCTCTGGGTCTATCTGAGCCGCACTCCGCTGCTGTGGCTCGCGGTGACGCTGCTGGCATACGCGGTGGCCGACCGCCTGTTCCAGGCGGCCGGGCGCCATCCGATCGCCAATCCGGTGATCCACGCGATCTGGATGATCGGCCTCGTGCTGACGCTGACCGGCACGCCCTACCGCGCCTATTTCGAGGGCGCGCAGTTCGTGCACTTCCTGCTCGGACCGGCCACGGTGGCCCTCGCCGTTCCGCTCTACGAGCGGCGGGCGACGGTGACCCGCGCGCTCCTGCCGATGCTCGCCGCCCTGTTGGTCGGCTGCGTCACGGCGATGACCTCGGCGCTGGTCTTCGCCAAGCTCGCCGGCATCCCCTACGACGTGCGCCTCGCCATGGCCCCGAAATCCGTGACCACGGGCGTCGCGATGGGCATCGTCGAGGCGCTCGGGGGCGACCCGACGCTCGCCGCCGTACTGGTGATGCTCACCGGCATGGCCGGCGCGGTGATCGTCACGCCGCTGATGCGGACCCTGCGCGTCGAGGACATGCGCGCCCGCGGCTTCGCAGCGGGGCTGGCCGCCCACGGCCTCGGCACCGCCCGCGCCTTTCAGGTCAGCGAGGTCGCCGGCACGTTTGCCGGCATCGCCATGGGGCTGAACGCATTCCTGACGGCGGTTCTGGTGCCGGTGGCGGTGAGTTTCTTGCGATAAGCCCCGTATTGCGCCGCAGCCCAACGCACCGTACACCTCGGCGCAATCGCTCGGACCCGGTGCAAGCCCGGGTGGCTCTTCCGGCCGCCGATCCGCCGGACCACGCATTCGTGACGCTCGCTCCCTCCCCGCATCAGCTGGCGGAGCCTCGCGTCCCTCTGCGGAATCTTCTGCCATGTCATCGACTGTTTCAACCGCCCGCGGGCGGTTCGGCTCGGCTTGGTTCGCCAACTGGTTCGCCAACCCTTGGGCCGACATCCTCTCCGGCATCGTCGTCGCGCTCGCCCTGATCCCGGAGGCGATCGGCTTCTCGGTG contains:
- a CDS encoding LrgB family protein, which gives rise to MTGEFALWVYLSRTPLLWLAVTLLAYAVADRLFQAAGRHPIANPVIHAIWMIGLVLTLTGTPYRAYFEGAQFVHFLLGPATVALAVPLYERRATVTRALLPMLAALLVGCVTAMTSALVFAKLAGIPYDVRLAMAPKSVTTGVAMGIVEALGGDPTLAAVLVMLTGMAGAVIVTPLMRTLRVEDMRARGFAAGLAAHGLGTARAFQVSEVAGTFAGIAMGLNAFLTAVLVPVAVSFLR